The sequence below is a genomic window from Acanthopagrus latus isolate v.2019 chromosome 12, fAcaLat1.1, whole genome shotgun sequence.
GAAGGTAAAGGCCCATCAACAAAAGTCTCATCAGCTGGGATTAGCCGCGTGTTGTCCTGAATGGAAGCCGTGTTATACACCATATTACACACAAAACGCATGTTCACTCGTTATGCGCGTCCCCTGACAGTTGTTccccctcccaacacacacacacgcacacgcacgcacacacaaacacacacacacacacaccacgccATCTAAACATATCGATGTATCGTGCACGGACCACACTGACCATCGTgccctcctcctgcagagatCCCAGTGTGCGCGGGCTGCAACCAACACATCGTGGACCGCTTCATCCTCAAAGTGCTGGACCGCCACTGGCACAGCAAGTGCCTCAAGTGCAGCGACTGCCAGGCGCAGCTGGCCGAGAAGTGCTTCAGCAGGGGCGACAGCGTCTACTGCAAAGAGGATTTCTTCAAGTGAGTAagcttttgaaaacattttgcctcattttttttttcttatctgctTTAAATTCTCATGATTAGAacgttttgttgttgttgttgttgttgttgttgttacacgAATTGATTGCAATCGTCTAATTTCCAAAAAGGAGATTCGGGACCAAATGCGCGGCCTGTCAGCAGGGCATCCCGCCCACACAGGTGGTGAGGAGAGCGCAGGACTTCGTCTATCACCTGCACTGCTTCGCCTGCATCGTGTGCAAGAGGCAGCTGGCCACGGGGGACGAGTACTACCTGATGGAGGACAGCAGGCTGGTGTGCAAGGCCGACTACGAGACGGCCAAGCAGAGAGGTGAGTGAGGggatgaggaggggggaggggggaggggggcaacTGGCCACCAATTAAAATGATTGTTATTAGTTAGATGATCGCGACACGATGCAGTGTTTTCTTCGGACCTTAATCTCTGGGTTTATGTGATGGTAAGCGTTGTCCGCGCTTTTGACGTGACAATGAGGTCACCCATAAAACGCTGACCCACCTGTGCTAATTGCGTCGTTGCCCGGCGGATCAATCGATGGATAGCTGCGTAAAAGCCAGAGGCCTCGGAGGCTTTACGCGTGCGCTCTGGAGGCGCTCGAAGGAATCAGCTCTCAATAAGTCTTACTGTTGTTCTCTGAGTGGAGACACACAGGGAGATAGGAGGGAGTCAGGATGAATGTCCATGTGTTACAATCTGTCATCATGTGCAGTGGTTGCTTAATTCACAACATGGATAAAAGCATCTATTAGGCTTTACCTTTATAGCTTTTATACATTCCAGAACTAGGTAAAATATCTAGATGTATTTAAATGCAGTCTGGAATTAAATGGAATGACATACAgttgtagtgtagtgtattgtaTTTACAATACATCTACAATCAGCAGTTTCCCACTTTTAATGCAGCAGCAATGATgtataaacataaacagaggATTCTCATATAtaggtttttcatttttacaattcAAACAGCTTTGAGAAAAATTGGGCAGATGATACACCAGAATCAGAATTCTTTTACTTGTTCCTTAAAGGGGGAAACGTCTGTGTCATCGCAGTCAAAGGACAGTATGTTTATagaaatggagggaaaaggTCAGCAAGAGCTGCTGCAACAGGCTGCCACTCACAAGGAACCATCTtcccatttacaaaaaaatatggaaaCAATCAGCACCTCTGAAGAATCTTTAGTTAACATGGTGTATGATGTCTAGGTTTTTGTTACATCCAACTGTCggcaagaaagaaaacaggcaaagcgtatttccaaaaatgtaaaataatccCTCAGAGGCCCCCTTTCTCTGCACCTTACCACTTTGATTTATGCATATCAGGTTGTTTAATTAGTTGTCTTTAAATTTGCTTAttgtatgttaaaaaaaaggttttgcttTGAGAGAGGAGGTTTAAAAGGGAGATGGAGAAGTCAGACATATGTTAAAAGTCCAATTATGAGAAAGAAAtaagtcaaaataaatgataagctaataaacaaatatattctACAATCTgcaataaatgtgtgtaaaatcggaaaatattttcttaaaCGGacattatgcaaatattttaaaTCCTTAACAAACAGGTTGTAAAAAGTTTCATTTAGCCATATTCTacgaaaaaaaacatattattacCAAAAACATATAATTGCGGGACTTACCAAACAACCCACAGTATAGTAATGGTAAGTTTTCATTCAATGACAAAATATTAGaccattgttattattatttacacaatATTATATGTTGaatcatttgatttgatgtaaaataatcaatttaaTCAATAATCTTTCAAATGTGctgtcaaaaaatattttaaaacacatcatttatatGCCCCAAAACAATTTCATTAGATGCGACGATTACATTAACCGACGGCAAGTTCACTTtcacttaagaaaaaaaaaacctcccagcAGGCTGTGTTCCTCGCAGGGCAGACCAGCCATGCTTAAGTTTTATCTCcccatctgtttgtttgaatttacTGCCCGACGCCACGTGTGGATTTATACGGCGAGTTTAGCGCTAAGTTttcactaaaaacacacacgtttatTTTACTAATGAGAGGGCGCAATTACTTGGGCGGCATCCATTTGGATGAtggtttttctgtattttgctGTGCTGGCCAACAGATGTGCAGACATGATGCAAATTATGCACAGGATGCCAGGTTTTGGTTTATAGGCAGAGGGGGAATTTATCCATCCATGTTAAATTAGAAAGTTGTATATTATGCAGGCTGGTTTATGCTATCAGTTGCTCTGATGCGTGTTCCTATCACAGATTTTCAAATATCGGACCTTAATTAAATTATTGCAAAATTGAACCATTTTTCTCAAGATCTCGGgcctgaaaacattaaaaaattgACAATGTCGAGGTCCATCATTGGCTCACAGCGTGTTGTCCATTTTCAAAATTTTTTTTCAGAAGCAGACTCGACTGCAAAAAGACCACGAACCACCATTACCGCTAAACAGCTGGAAACGCTGAAGAACGCCTACAATAACTCTCCCAAACCCGCCCGCCATGTCCGGGAGCAGCTCTCATCGGAGACGGGCCTGGATATGCGGGTTGTGCAGGTACATTATTATCCATTAAGGGCTTTTCCATTAGTGTCCTTACTGCATTATTATCAGGGGACAATTGTGGGCGAACTGGCACAAGCCTACTGTActactaagtgtgtgtgtgtgtgagttgggGTGGGGGAATTTACGGCTAGATGGAGTAAAATGAAGTCCACATGAAAGTCAGCGCGGTTTAAGTGCAGGCTCGTTAACAATGCTAAGAGGGCCCCTCGCATATTGTCTGCGGCTGAGGAGCCTCGCGCCGGTTGCTAGGTGGCGGtcatatatattgttttatttgcaaGGACAAAAGTAGAGACGGAAGCCACTAAAATGCCCCTCATTATTCAGTGAAACGGAAGGGGTGAAGAGGGTTCGCCCGGGGCGGAATATCATTAAAGGGAATGTAAAATCCCTTTTTGCGCCCGTGactgaaatgaattaattttttgCGTGTTCAGTTAGAATTAATAAGACACGCAGCGTTTATTCGTTTTGCGTCAGATTTCACGGACGAGCGGCGAGGTTACAGGCTGGTTGAGGTTTAACGTTTTCTAGAGTGTGAGATAAAATTTATTAGATCGGCTCAAAAgtggagagaggaaacattttaatgaattaaatcaGTGGCTCGCTAACCTGCCTGCTCCCACCGGGGTGAGGACAACTTGTAGTTGTCGGTGAAGTTAATTAAATGCGTGATAAATCCAGTGTGGGGGACGCTGATCTCAGGATTACCGGTCAGTGTCACCATTTCAGGTCTCATGCTCAGACTTCCAAAGGCAGTCCTCAAAAAATGAattctgatttaatttgtgTACGAGAGGCATGATGACATGATTGTATACATTTAAtgagagaaatgttttaatttggttTACAAAATTCTACTAAATTGAATTCACTCATAGGAATTTTAGACATTGTTCTAAACAGTCAGATTTGATTCTTACAAGTCACCAGAACCTTTTGCCAAATAATATATCTTGTCTTTTCCCCCGCCAGGTTTGGTTTCAGAACAGGCGAGCCAAAGAGAAAAGGCTGAAGAAGGACGCCGGTCGGCAGAGGTGGGGCCAATACTTCCGCAACATGAAGAGGTCGCGAGGGAGCTCCAAATCTGACAAGGACAGCATCCAGGAGGAGGGCATGGACAGCGACGCCGAGGTGTCTTTTACAGGTAGAGTCAGAGGATGCATATTCTTCATAGTGACGATGGCTCCTTGTTTGATTTTAAGTGGCTGTGACAGCGTGACAGGGAGGCAGCATGAACAACACCAGCTAAATTGAATCCAGCTATCGTTCGTTTCTTATTTACACCGGTGCTTTTCATACTGTGTCAGGATGGCTGCCGTGTTGGTGGGTAGAACAAATAAAACCCTTGAAAGAATGTGACAATGGGCTTTAGAATATTTCCAGGAAATTAATAACCAGTTACAAATACACTGTATATCTGCATGCAGCTAGATGGTAGTGTGTTTTAAACCATTCATTAGATGGTAAACAGGGAGGTTAAAATAacctaaataataaaaaattagACTTTGCTTTTAAtaaatgtgcaaacacatgGTTACCATTTTcccagaaaataaatcaataattagcaaaagaaaaattaaaaattttctttgatttttcttttcattttctatccagtaacacttcataataaccatcattaacaaATGGTAAATTCATAGTTAATTTAACTTTAGATAACAGCTTAGTTCACTGTTAAGAAATGCTTAACTAATTTATTAAGCAACTTTAAAGGTCTATAAACTTCAGTTGCAACTTCATATTTTCCATCTACAGTACATACTGTTGCTTATAGATGAaccacacagtatttattaaccttttttcaaaaagtattataaacatcaaTTGCAACTTTGTGATAAGAATTGTTCTAAAACATGAGTAAAATTAATATTCATAAAGCTTAATGCCAATATTATAAAGTGGTACCTTCCATTCATCCATTCCTTTGAAGGGCATTCATTTAAAATTGTTAGGAAATTGTGTTTGTCATACgtattaaagctgcattaagtGATTCATGTTtgttaaaataagtgttaaatagctctatattgcaacagtaatcactgtgaGAGAgggtttggtcagtaacccatggctctcctcccctcactcCTGCAGTCATagagaaaaatagattttacggtatccctgcccactttatccaatcatgACAGAGAGCTCCATAAAGAGGCAGTCCTGTCTGGAGCAGCACCCTCCTGTTTGCTGATATGTCTGGCAATTActagagaggagggagggggagtgctaactgcaaaacagacaggaataCTTATAGaagctttatttatatatttataagtGAATGTCAAAAGGCCTGGCCTACTTAAGCTAGAGAATTAACTGTTAGTGCTATAAAGTCAGTCTACAGAACTGCCCAACCTTCCTTCAGTCTTGCCTCTACAGTGTCATTTGTCCATTATATGTTTCAATAAAAGTGCTATTGAAGACTTCACTTGAATGTTGTTTCATCAGCTGCTACAAATACAGGCTTGTACAAGGGAAATGTATAAAAGAAATAGTGTTTTTCATTGtggaaaatatcatttttacTAAGTGCACTCCAGTTGCAATAAGAAGTATCACTTCTTTACTTCACAGATGAACCACCCATGTCAGAACTCGGCCTCACTAACGGCATCTACAGCAGCCTGAGTGAGTCCTCTCCAGCCATGGGGGGCCGCCAAGGGGGCAACAACCATGGCTCCTTCCCCATGGAGCATGGCGTCCTTCCCTCTCAGGACCAGTTCCACGATATCCGCTCCAACAGCCCCTACGGCCTTCCTCAGTCGCCGGGGTCACTTCAGGGGCTACCCAGACACCAGCCGCTCATCTCGAGTTTGGTCTACCCCGACTCCGGCCTTTCAATCATGACCCAGGGCAGCGGGCCGGGGATCAACCCTGCCGTAAGAGCCTCCATGGGAGGTGCCAATGGCCCAAGCTCGGACCTCTCCACTGGCAGCAGTGGAGGATACCCGGACTTTCCTGCCAGTCCTGCCTCCTGGTTAGATGAGGTGGACCACGGGCAGTTTTGAAGAGAtatttgacttttgactttttttttttttttttttttggttttctgtgtcttctgttggaTTTTAGAAACTGGAAATTAGTCACGCAGTGGACAGTGGTTGTTTAAAGGACTTAGACTGCTGTCCTTGGATTCTCTCACCAATATCTGACTAGCAGTTTCTCTCTATGTCTGTGATT
It includes:
- the lhx3 gene encoding LIM/homeobox protein Lhx3 isoform X1 codes for the protein MDGSGESPKEAAGNAEMLLALLSHSEELRKEIPVCAGCNQHIVDRFILKVLDRHWHSKCLKCSDCQAQLAEKCFSRGDSVYCKEDFFKRFGTKCAACQQGIPPTQVVRRAQDFVYHLHCFACIVCKRQLATGDEYYLMEDSRLVCKADYETAKQREADSTAKRPRTTITAKQLETLKNAYNNSPKPARHVREQLSSETGLDMRVVQVWFQNRRAKEKRLKKDAGRQRWGQYFRNMKRSRGSSKSDKDSIQEEGMDSDAEVSFTDEPPMSELGLTNGIYSSLSESSPAMGGRQGGNNHGSFPMEHGVLPSQDQFHDIRSNSPYGLPQSPGSLQGLPRHQPLISSLVYPDSGLSIMTQGSGPGINPAVRASMGGANGPSSDLSTGSSGGYPDFPASPASWLDEVDHGQF
- the lhx3 gene encoding LIM/homeobox protein Lhx3 isoform X3 — translated: MLLEHPGSSCQNAGNFSRYSSGQEIPVCAGCNQHIVDRFILKVLDRHWHSKCLKCSDCQAQLAEKCFSRGDSVYCKEDFFKRFGTKCAACQQGIPPTQVVRRAQDFVYHLHCFACIVCKRQLATGDEYYLMEDSRLVCKADYETAKQREADSTAKRPRTTITAKQLETLKNAYNNSPKPARHVREQLSSETGLDMRVVQVWFQNRRAKEKRLKKDAGRQRWGQYFRNMKRSRGSSKSDKDSIQEEGMDSDAEVSFTDEPPMSELGLTNGIYSSLSESSPAMGGRQGGNNHGSFPMEHGVLPSQDQFHDIRSNSPYGLPQSPGSLQGLPRHQPLISSLVYPDSGLSIMTQGSGPGINPAVRASMGGANGPSSDLSTGSSGGYPDFPASPASWLDEVDHGQF
- the lhx3 gene encoding LIM/homeobox protein Lhx3 isoform X2 — protein: MDGSGESPKEAAGNAEMLLALLSHSEELRKEIPVCAGCNQHIVDRFILKVLDRHWHSKCLKCSDCQAQLAEKCFSRGDSVYCKEDFFKFGTKCAACQQGIPPTQVVRRAQDFVYHLHCFACIVCKRQLATGDEYYLMEDSRLVCKADYETAKQREADSTAKRPRTTITAKQLETLKNAYNNSPKPARHVREQLSSETGLDMRVVQVWFQNRRAKEKRLKKDAGRQRWGQYFRNMKRSRGSSKSDKDSIQEEGMDSDAEVSFTDEPPMSELGLTNGIYSSLSESSPAMGGRQGGNNHGSFPMEHGVLPSQDQFHDIRSNSPYGLPQSPGSLQGLPRHQPLISSLVYPDSGLSIMTQGSGPGINPAVRASMGGANGPSSDLSTGSSGGYPDFPASPASWLDEVDHGQF